A single genomic interval of Mucilaginibacter boryungensis harbors:
- a CDS encoding carboxymuconolactone decarboxylase family protein: MQRLIALDPETTKGESKELFNEIQQKLGMVPNMMRTMGNSPAVLNGYLAFNAALGKSSIGIKLGGLIALTVANANGCNYCNAAHSFIGKNLAHIDDTSLTNARVGLSEDLKIQTALTFCRTIVAKKGLVNETDVSLLKNAGYTDANIAEIIAHVGLNIFTNYFNNAANVTVDFPGEELVATAVIK, from the coding sequence ATGCAACGTTTAATCGCACTTGATCCGGAAACAACTAAAGGGGAATCAAAAGAATTATTTAATGAAATACAACAAAAACTGGGTATGGTGCCCAATATGATGCGCACCATGGGAAATTCGCCGGCAGTATTAAATGGCTACCTGGCTTTTAATGCAGCTTTGGGCAAAAGCAGTATAGGTATTAAACTTGGAGGATTGATAGCCCTTACTGTTGCCAATGCAAATGGCTGTAATTATTGCAACGCGGCACACAGCTTTATAGGTAAAAACCTGGCACATATTGATGATACATCTTTAACCAATGCACGCGTGGGACTATCAGAAGACCTTAAAATACAAACGGCGCTTACCTTTTGCAGGACGATAGTAGCAAAAAAGGGATTGGTTAACGAAACCGATGTTAGTCTGTTAAAAAATGCCGGTTACACCGATGCTAACATAGCCGAAATTATTGCACATGTTGGTTTAAACATATTTACCAATTACTTTAATAATGCTGCAAATGTCACTGTCGATTTCCCTGGCGAGGAGCTGGTAGCCACCGCTGTTATAAAATAA
- a CDS encoding RNA polymerase sigma factor: MEVNNNFTENAKNDFQLVQKAMNGDQRAYADLMHRYKDAIYFMALKMVNNKEDAMDLTVETFGKAFEKLDKYQPSHAFSTWLFRVATNNCIDFIRKKKLNTMSLNGLMDDDGEERTLQIAADVLNPEESWIKNQQTQELKSLIDSLPPRYRRLITLRYFDELSYEEIAQQLDLPIGTVKGQLFKARYLLGSIVSHINKDEI; the protein is encoded by the coding sequence ATGGAAGTAAACAACAATTTCACCGAGAATGCAAAGAATGATTTCCAGCTGGTGCAAAAGGCCATGAATGGGGATCAGCGAGCCTATGCCGATTTGATGCACCGGTATAAGGATGCTATTTACTTTATGGCACTTAAAATGGTGAATAATAAAGAGGACGCTATGGACCTTACTGTTGAAACCTTTGGCAAGGCCTTTGAAAAATTAGATAAATACCAGCCAAGCCATGCTTTTAGTACCTGGCTGTTTAGGGTAGCTACCAATAATTGCATCGATTTTATTCGTAAAAAGAAACTGAACACCATGTCGCTAAATGGTTTGATGGACGATGACGGCGAGGAGCGTACGCTACAAATAGCTGCTGATGTTTTAAACCCTGAAGAAAGCTGGATAAAAAATCAGCAAACACAGGAGCTAAAATCGCTGATTGATAGTTTGCCGCCGCGTTATCGCAGGTTAATTACCTTGCGGTATTTCGATGAACTATCGTACGAGGAAATAGCCCAACAGCTTGATTTGCCTATAGGGACAGTAAAAGGCCAGTTGTTTAAAGCCCGCTATCTACTGGGCAGTATTGTTAGCCACATCAATAAAGATGAGATCTGA
- a CDS encoding LptF/LptG family permease, whose protein sequence is MTSFFKKHFKVIDRYIIGKYLGTFAFTLGIFVVITVVFDISERLDNFLKGKAPIHDIVFQYYAGFVPFYLNMLSPLINFLAVIFFTAKMANQTEVVPILSGKVSFNRYLRPYFISSTIVFIISFFANVFLIPYTNRLKNTFENTYFNDVDPTRSETHIQLDKNTFVYLQSYDEVTHAGFNFILEKFNGDELREKLTAPRINYDSVKHIWSLPTYTVRYVNGLDEKLVTLANKDTVLDMRPTDFVVRDNVYMAISTKELHKNIIKEQIRGTGALIDMQYEEYRRFVYPFATYVLTLIGVSISSRKVRGGIGLPLGIGIFLCFTYIVVDKFAIVFSIKGGMPPIITVFMPNVLFGILGYYLLLKAPK, encoded by the coding sequence ATGACATCCTTTTTTAAGAAACACTTCAAGGTTATTGACAGGTATATCATAGGGAAATACCTGGGCACGTTTGCTTTTACCCTGGGTATTTTTGTGGTGATAACCGTAGTGTTTGATATATCTGAAAGGCTGGATAATTTTTTAAAAGGCAAGGCCCCTATTCATGATATCGTTTTTCAGTACTATGCGGGCTTCGTACCTTTTTACCTGAACATGCTATCGCCGCTTATTAATTTCTTAGCGGTAATATTTTTCACGGCAAAAATGGCCAATCAAACCGAAGTGGTGCCTATACTAAGCGGCAAAGTTAGTTTTAACCGTTATTTACGTCCATATTTCATTTCATCAACCATCGTATTTATTATTTCGTTTTTTGCCAACGTTTTCCTTATCCCTTATACCAACAGGTTAAAAAACACCTTCGAGAATACTTATTTTAACGATGTTGACCCAACTCGCAGCGAAACACATATCCAGCTGGATAAGAATACTTTCGTATACCTGCAATCGTATGATGAGGTTACTCACGCCGGTTTTAATTTTATACTTGAAAAATTTAACGGCGATGAGCTACGTGAAAAACTTACAGCCCCGCGCATTAATTACGATTCGGTTAAACATATATGGTCATTACCCACCTACACTGTTAGGTATGTGAACGGACTTGACGAAAAGTTGGTTACCCTGGCCAATAAAGATACCGTGCTGGATATGCGTCCGACTGATTTTGTAGTACGCGACAATGTGTACATGGCCATATCTACCAAAGAACTGCATAAGAATATCATCAAAGAGCAGATACGCGGCACAGGCGCTTTAATAGACATGCAATACGAGGAATACCGACGTTTTGTATACCCGTTTGCTACGTATGTATTAACCCTGATAGGCGTATCCATATCATCCCGCAAGGTACGCGGGGGTATAGGCTTACCTTTGGGAATAGGCATATTTTTATGCTTCACCTATATTGTGGTTGATAAATTTGCCATTGTATTCTCTATTAAAGGGGGTATGCCGCCTATTATTACGGTATTTATGCCTAATGTTTTGTTTGGTATACTGGGCTACTATTTACTTTTAAAAGCGCCAAAATAA
- the rsmG gene encoding 16S rRNA (guanine(527)-N(7))-methyltransferase RsmG, producing the protein MRSDTLIQKYFPELSEQQLQQYGQLPALYQHWNDQINVVSRKDIELLPERHVLHSLGIAKVMRFLPGERVMDVGTGGGFPGIPLAIMFPETQFHLVDSIGKKIKVVQEVAKALGLNNVTATHERAENIPGKFDFVVSRAVTQLKDFYPWVRGKFNKDSKNTLSNGILYLKGGDLTQEIKDSNLVAKQYYLKDYFTEEFFETKQVIYVKG; encoded by the coding sequence ATGAGATCTGATACCCTGATTCAAAAATACTTTCCCGAACTATCCGAACAACAATTGCAGCAATACGGGCAATTACCTGCCCTGTACCAGCATTGGAACGATCAGATCAATGTGGTATCCCGCAAAGATATTGAATTGCTGCCTGAGCGCCACGTACTGCATTCGCTGGGGATTGCCAAAGTGATGCGTTTTTTACCCGGCGAACGTGTAATGGACGTAGGCACTGGGGGCGGTTTTCCGGGCATACCGTTGGCTATCATGTTTCCTGAGACGCAATTCCACCTGGTTGATTCCATTGGTAAAAAGATAAAAGTAGTGCAGGAGGTTGCAAAAGCTTTAGGCCTGAATAATGTAACCGCTACACATGAGCGTGCCGAAAACATCCCCGGTAAATTTGATTTTGTAGTATCGCGCGCGGTTACCCAACTTAAAGATTTTTATCCGTGGGTGAGAGGTAAGTTCAATAAAGATTCAAAAAATACGCTGTCCAATGGTATCCTATACCTAAAAGGGGGCGATCTTACACAGGAAATAAAGGATTCTAATTTAGTAGCTAAGCAGTATTATTTAAAGGATTACTTTACCGAAGAGTTTTTTGAAACCAAGCAGGTGATATATGTTAAAGGTTAG
- the tgt gene encoding tRNA guanosine(34) transglycosylase Tgt, producing MKFTLTAQDKSSKARAGEIETDHGTIQTPIFMPVGTAGTVKAVHQRELMQDIEAQIILGNTYHLYLRPGLNTIEQAGGLHKFNGWDRPILTDSGGYQVYSLTDVRKIKEEGVTFRSHIDGSKHLFTPENVMDTQRTIGADIIMAFDECTPYPCEYHYARRSIEMTHRWLKRCCDRFDSTEPKYGYSQTLFPIVQGSVYKDLRIKSAEVIASFEREGNAIGGLSVGEPAEEMYAMTEIVCDILPQQKPRYLMGVGTPVNILENIALGIDMFDCVMPTRNARNGMLFTRDGIINIRNEKWKNDFSPIEADSDLWVDTQHTKAYLRHLVASGEILGAQIASLHNLHFYLWLVKQAREKIISGEFYEWKKTMVNRLGQRL from the coding sequence ATGAAATTTACTTTAACAGCACAGGACAAGTCTTCCAAAGCACGCGCCGGCGAGATCGAAACCGATCACGGCACTATACAAACTCCTATTTTCATGCCTGTAGGCACGGCTGGAACAGTTAAAGCCGTTCATCAGCGCGAGCTTATGCAGGACATTGAAGCACAGATCATCCTGGGGAATACGTACCATTTATATTTAAGACCTGGTTTAAATACCATTGAACAAGCCGGTGGCTTACATAAGTTTAATGGTTGGGATAGGCCTATTTTAACAGATAGCGGGGGTTACCAGGTATATTCGTTAACCGATGTCAGGAAGATAAAAGAAGAAGGCGTAACATTTCGTTCGCACATAGATGGATCGAAACATTTATTCACGCCGGAAAACGTAATGGATACGCAGCGTACCATTGGTGCCGATATTATTATGGCCTTTGATGAATGTACGCCTTACCCCTGCGAATACCACTATGCCCGCCGCTCTATTGAGATGACGCACCGCTGGCTTAAACGATGCTGCGACCGTTTTGACAGTACAGAACCTAAGTACGGTTACAGCCAAACCCTGTTCCCTATTGTGCAGGGTTCGGTTTATAAAGACCTGCGCATAAAATCAGCCGAAGTAATTGCTTCTTTTGAGCGGGAAGGCAATGCCATAGGCGGTCTTTCTGTTGGCGAACCAGCCGAAGAAATGTATGCCATGACAGAAATTGTATGCGATATATTACCGCAGCAAAAACCACGTTATTTAATGGGCGTGGGTACACCGGTAAATATATTAGAGAATATTGCGTTGGGAATTGATATGTTTGATTGTGTAATGCCTACCCGCAATGCCCGCAACGGCATGCTTTTTACCCGCGATGGCATTATTAATATCCGTAACGAGAAATGGAAGAATGATTTTTCGCCTATTGAGGCGGATAGTGATTTGTGGGTAGATACACAGCATACCAAAGCTTACCTGCGCCATTTAGTGGCATCGGGCGAGATTTTGGGTGCACAGATAGCCAGTTTACATAACCTGCATTTTTACTTGTGGCTGGTTAAACAGGCCCGCGAAAAAATTATCAGCGGCGAGTTTTACGAATGGAAGAAAACAATGGTTAACCGCTTAGGGCAGAGATTATAA
- the dprA gene encoding DNA-processing protein DprA translates to MSLLHQVALTFIKGIGPSSARAMLAYTGDAETLFKTSPAKLKNIPGINDKRVEFFLADLESPLMRAEQELEFMERNKVEAVFYTDSRYPKRLKSCEDAPLLLYSKGNGDLNMPKVISIVGTRNATDYGKRLCHDLIEELQQYNVLIVSGLAYGIDTAAHKESLKFNIPTVGVLGHGFDSMYPAQNRTLANKMLADGGVLTEYPSGVAAHPANFPARNRIVAGMADATIVVEASIKGGALITAEIANSYNRDVFAFPGRINDEFSEGCNFLIRNNKAALLSCMADLAYIMGWEKKDDAKQVEQLMLPIDLSSAEQLIFEAIRQNKVPLAIDDLSLRINMPTSQLAMNLLNMEMQGFIRSLPGKTYMVN, encoded by the coding sequence ATGTCGTTATTACACCAGGTTGCCCTTACATTTATTAAAGGAATTGGCCCTTCATCTGCGCGTGCTATGTTAGCGTACACCGGCGATGCGGAAACATTGTTTAAAACATCGCCCGCCAAACTGAAAAACATTCCCGGTATTAACGATAAACGGGTGGAATTTTTCCTGGCCGATCTGGAATCGCCACTGATGCGTGCCGAGCAGGAATTGGAGTTTATGGAACGGAACAAAGTGGAGGCCGTGTTTTATACCGATAGCCGGTATCCTAAACGCCTGAAAAGTTGCGAAGATGCGCCATTGTTATTATATAGTAAAGGCAATGGTGACTTAAACATGCCGAAAGTCATAAGTATAGTTGGTACACGTAATGCTACCGACTATGGTAAGCGGCTATGTCACGACCTGATTGAGGAATTACAGCAATACAACGTGCTTATAGTGAGTGGACTGGCCTACGGTATTGATACCGCCGCGCACAAAGAAAGCCTGAAATTTAATATACCAACGGTAGGTGTGTTGGGACATGGGTTCGATAGTATGTATCCCGCTCAAAACCGTACCCTGGCCAATAAAATGCTGGCAGATGGGGGAGTGCTGACTGAATATCCTTCAGGCGTGGCAGCCCATCCTGCTAATTTCCCTGCACGCAATCGCATTGTAGCCGGTATGGCCGATGCAACTATTGTGGTGGAAGCCAGTATAAAGGGCGGTGCACTTATCACGGCCGAAATTGCCAATTCATATAACCGGGACGTTTTTGCTTTCCCTGGACGTATAAACGACGAATTCTCTGAAGGATGTAACTTCCTGATCCGGAATAATAAGGCTGCTTTACTATCATGCATGGCCGATCTGGCTTATATTATGGGATGGGAAAAGAAAGACGACGCCAAACAGGTTGAGCAACTCATGCTCCCCATCGACCTATCAAGTGCTGAACAGTTAATATTTGAAGCCATCCGTCAAAACAAAGTGCCTTTAGCTATTGATGATTTGTCTTTACGCATCAATATGCCAACCAGTCAGCTGGCTATGAATTTGCTAAATATGGAAATGCAGGGCTTTATCCGCTCGTTACCGGGGAAGACTTATATGGTCAATTAG
- a CDS encoding glycosyltransferase: METYIHLALFIVFQLCFILQLYFLIAKYSKLAGYKIPPRDEAGDSIPVSVVIAARNEAQNLSQFLPSILSQDYPDFEVVVINDCSSDGSDIILMEMQNSYPRLKVVTITEHDRFKTGKKFALTLGIKAAANEHLLFTDADCVPSSDQWIRLMTRNFTAETELILGYSPYKREGGLMNTFIRFETLKTGMNYLSAALTHDAYMGIGRNMAYTKTLFFKSKGFASHMHVLSGDDDLFVNQNATSTNVRIEIDKEAFTYSQAKTTLSGWYRQKKRHMGVGKLYRNRHRRMLTVDALSGFFYYVLLIISLIFNIEPLLALGLFVLRLGLQLFFYTSIFKKLKAKDLLLYLPFLDLLYYFYLNIFGLIGTFIKTTQWK, translated from the coding sequence TTGGAAACTTATATACACCTCGCGCTATTTATCGTTTTTCAGCTATGCTTTATTCTCCAGTTATATTTTTTAATTGCGAAATACAGCAAGCTTGCCGGCTATAAAATACCACCGCGCGATGAGGCGGGCGATTCTATCCCTGTATCAGTAGTTATCGCGGCGCGCAACGAGGCTCAAAATCTAAGCCAGTTTTTACCATCCATTTTATCGCAGGATTATCCCGATTTTGAAGTTGTTGTAATTAACGATTGTTCATCTGACGGTTCAGACATTATCCTGATGGAAATGCAAAACAGTTACCCGCGGTTAAAAGTGGTGACCATTACAGAACATGACCGGTTTAAAACAGGAAAAAAATTTGCTTTAACACTTGGGATAAAAGCAGCTGCAAATGAGCATCTTTTATTCACCGATGCGGACTGTGTACCATCAAGCGACCAGTGGATACGGTTAATGACAAGAAATTTTACTGCCGAAACCGAACTTATACTGGGGTATTCTCCGTATAAGCGTGAAGGCGGGTTAATGAATACTTTTATCCGTTTTGAAACACTAAAAACCGGGATGAACTATTTATCGGCGGCCTTAACCCATGATGCTTATATGGGGATTGGCCGCAATATGGCTTATACCAAAACCTTGTTCTTTAAATCAAAAGGGTTTGCATCGCACATGCACGTATTATCCGGCGATGACGATTTGTTTGTGAACCAAAACGCTACTTCAACTAACGTGCGGATAGAGATTGATAAGGAAGCATTTACCTATAGCCAGGCTAAAACCACATTATCAGGCTGGTACCGTCAGAAAAAACGCCACATGGGGGTGGGGAAGTTGTATAGAAACCGGCACAGGCGTATGCTTACCGTTGATGCACTGAGCGGCTTTTTTTACTATGTATTGCTGATCATATCACTCATTTTTAACATTGAACCATTGCTGGCATTAGGTTTGTTCGTATTACGTTTAGGGCTGCAGCTGTTTTTTTATACCAGCATATTTAAAAAGTTAAAGGCTAAAGACTTGCTGCTATACCTGCCGTTTTTAGACCTGTTATATTATTTTTATTTAAACATATTTGGCCTTATTGGGACCTTTATTAAAACTACCCAATGGAAGTAA
- a CDS encoding helix-turn-helix domain-containing protein, translated as MTAQTSYTLIDPQTKKLAFKVFIFDDASYFKQLKNYNYYTIILVLEGEGKVRADFSDYNFYDGNLMCFGIYQPFMINTTGVFKGVLINFHPDFFCIHKHQQEVACNGVLFNNIYETPVIQLVDTEVQQLLLLVDQLKTEMQNAALAQYELLVSYLKILLISASRIKINQGIAELKMANEPFILKTLKHAIEEHYRIKHSPSEYSDMLNISTRALNRISKAHFNKTLSGLIAERIIIEAKRELYLTSKPVKTIAYELGFNDEFYFSRFFKSNVAISPQYYRDTVGFAKAE; from the coding sequence TTGACAGCACAAACTTCATATACGCTTATTGATCCTCAAACCAAAAAACTGGCTTTTAAGGTGTTTATATTTGATGACGCCTCCTACTTTAAACAGCTTAAAAATTATAATTATTACACTATTATATTAGTTTTAGAAGGAGAGGGTAAAGTACGGGCAGACTTTTCGGATTATAATTTTTATGATGGCAATTTAATGTGTTTCGGCATCTACCAACCATTTATGATCAATACCACAGGTGTTTTTAAAGGTGTACTTATTAACTTTCACCCCGATTTTTTTTGCATCCACAAACATCAGCAGGAAGTGGCTTGCAATGGCGTGTTGTTTAATAATATATACGAAACGCCAGTAATACAATTAGTTGATACAGAAGTACAGCAATTGTTGTTGCTGGTTGATCAGCTAAAAACTGAAATGCAGAACGCCGCATTGGCCCAGTATGAATTATTGGTTTCCTACCTGAAAATATTGCTTATCAGCGCATCCCGTATTAAAATAAACCAGGGAATAGCTGAATTGAAAATGGCCAATGAGCCATTTATATTAAAAACGCTTAAACATGCAATTGAAGAACATTATAGAATAAAGCACAGTCCCAGCGAATATTCGGATATGTTAAATATATCCACAAGGGCTTTAAACCGCATTAGTAAAGCACACTTTAATAAAACCCTATCCGGTTTAATTGCCGAGCGTATTATTATAGAAGCTAAGCGTGAATTATATCTTACTTCAAAACCCGTTAAAACTATAGCATACGAACTTGGCTTTAACGATGAATTTTACTTTAGCCGTTTTTTTAAAAGTAACGTGGCTATATCACCACAGTATTATAGAGATACCGTTGGGTTTGCTAAAGCCGAATAA
- a CDS encoding nuclear transport factor 2 family protein → MDKKLPLPPFTMETALEKVQLAEDTWNTRDPEKVCLAYTVDTEWRNRVEFINGREEVKVFLQCKWEKELDYKLKKELWGFRENRMAVRFEYEWHDKTGQWYRSYGNELWEFDDNGLMRKRFASINDLEIAVSERKLF, encoded by the coding sequence ATGGACAAAAAATTACCTTTGCCGCCATTTACTATGGAGACGGCGTTAGAAAAAGTACAATTAGCCGAAGATACATGGAATACACGCGACCCCGAAAAAGTTTGTTTAGCCTATACCGTTGATACCGAATGGCGTAACCGGGTAGAATTTATTAACGGGCGCGAAGAAGTAAAAGTTTTTTTACAGTGCAAGTGGGAAAAAGAATTAGATTACAAGCTTAAAAAAGAATTGTGGGGGTTTCGGGAAAATAGGATGGCTGTTAGGTTTGAATATGAATGGCATGATAAAACCGGGCAATGGTATCGCAGTTATGGAAACGAACTTTGGGAGTTTGACGATAACGGCTTAATGCGGAAACGCTTTGCCAGTATAAATGACCTGGAAATTGCCGTTAGCGAAAGAAAATTGTTTTAA
- a CDS encoding energy transducer TonB, with the protein MNTKSLSLIIILCVVSGIIDIACAQQQSFYINYNGQLLSSADSADYIRIIKAPDDASNLFNIFEFYPDGQKKLIGKSAKVDPYNLDGPCVSYYRNGFRKRVVNYSSGLMVGEEYLYFPNGVLYTVKSYSKPKVDIYTRIPIQDVKIISCNDSLNTSLVVEGKGHYRGYDPEFKYICEEGDVLNGNKIAEWHGEDRAYGLKFTENYTANGKIENATSVTADGKTYAYKQREVSPQFAGGVDSFNDYVRRNLVAGTIVRGAVFVTFTVEKDGNPSGIVLKDKANEFIIEAIKVVKNSPKWMPATHFGVPVARRLTIPVFFNQVY; encoded by the coding sequence ATGAATACTAAAAGCCTAAGCCTTATAATTATTTTATGTGTCGTTTCCGGCATAATCGACATTGCTTGCGCACAACAACAATCATTTTATATAAATTATAATGGCCAGTTACTATCATCTGCCGATAGCGCGGATTACATTCGTATAATTAAAGCGCCGGATGATGCATCAAATCTTTTTAACATTTTTGAATTTTATCCTGACGGGCAAAAAAAGCTCATTGGTAAATCAGCCAAAGTTGACCCGTATAATTTGGACGGCCCATGCGTAAGTTATTACAGAAATGGGTTTAGAAAAAGGGTGGTTAACTATAGCAGCGGCTTAATGGTGGGCGAGGAATATTTATACTTTCCCAATGGTGTGCTGTATACCGTAAAAAGTTATAGTAAACCTAAAGTAGACATTTATACCCGCATACCTATCCAGGACGTTAAAATTATTAGTTGCAATGATTCTTTAAATACATCACTGGTAGTGGAAGGCAAAGGTCATTACCGGGGATATGATCCCGAATTTAAATATATATGCGAAGAAGGCGACGTACTTAATGGAAATAAAATTGCAGAATGGCACGGGGAAGACCGTGCATATGGCTTAAAATTTACAGAGAATTATACAGCCAATGGCAAGATCGAAAACGCTACCTCGGTAACAGCCGATGGCAAGACCTATGCATACAAGCAACGAGAAGTAAGTCCTCAGTTTGCAGGCGGTGTGGACTCTTTTAATGATTACGTGAGAAGAAACTTAGTTGCAGGCACAATTGTGAGGGGTGCTGTATTTGTTACTTTTACCGTTGAAAAAGATGGTAATCCAAGCGGTATAGTGTTGAAAGACAAAGCTAACGAATTTATTATTGAGGCTATTAAGGTTGTAAAAAACTCGCCGAAGTGGATGCCCGCAACCCATTTTGGTGTCCCTGTTGCCCGCAGATTAACGATACCAGTATTTTTTAACCAGGTGTACTAA
- a CDS encoding M56 family metallopeptidase, with protein sequence MNWINYLLEANLYMVLFYAAYRLLLHRDTYYQLNRIYLIATSLLSLAIPLVQIGVLKPAPVTLPPVLVSVPYPVAFDNIPVEHTIAVPTLTINYFVLVYSLCALAMAVALVLRIYQLIKMARNGSKRINNQYKIIELEDDDRAFSFFGYLFIGKKLASSSTIIQHELVHIRQKHSMDIMYFELLKIICWFNPAVYLMQNSVKEVHEYLADNYLANHGQDVNHYTDFLISNAYGLPEMAMANNFFNKNLLKNRIMMLHQKRSGSLARLKYLVALPLLAGMLCLSTLGFTKNYSMIDLAPAKAVTHANAPAMNQNKSKLPITLPDKSVQPQTPKMPPPPPPLTGTTRTGYKYNQEGFVSNGKTDFKVSITEKNGKVVDYYKSKATPAVLKMLSMKYGYTFPSADKIKFPQPIVAPDKPLKPGKVRFPQPVAVPDKPGYDTIGRTAFEPFYKELARNIRYPTEARDNNQQGHVFVIFNVDDNNKPYNFLIARGLSVVMNNEVIRVLANCTLPATVRKDVNYTIPISFSIQDKTTGKWLDNAPATNIETNPAINKAHRSLGYKTNLALNEVVITSYK encoded by the coding sequence ATGAACTGGATAAATTACCTGTTAGAAGCCAACCTGTATATGGTGCTTTTTTATGCGGCTTACCGTTTGCTGTTGCACCGCGATACGTATTACCAGCTTAACCGCATTTATTTGATAGCGACGTCGTTATTGAGCTTGGCTATACCACTGGTGCAAATAGGCGTGTTAAAGCCCGCACCTGTTACACTACCACCAGTTTTAGTTTCTGTGCCCTACCCGGTAGCGTTTGATAACATCCCGGTAGAACATACCATAGCAGTGCCTACGTTGACGATAAACTATTTTGTATTAGTTTATAGCCTTTGTGCTTTGGCAATGGCTGTGGCATTAGTACTACGGATATATCAATTAATAAAAATGGCCCGAAATGGCAGCAAACGTATTAACAATCAATATAAGATCATTGAACTGGAAGATGATGACCGTGCTTTTTCTTTCTTCGGGTATCTGTTCATTGGTAAAAAGTTGGCTTCATCAAGCACTATTATTCAGCATGAACTGGTACATATCCGTCAAAAACACAGTATGGACATTATGTATTTCGAATTGCTGAAAATTATTTGCTGGTTTAATCCGGCGGTTTACCTGATGCAGAACAGCGTTAAAGAAGTACACGAATATCTGGCCGATAACTATTTAGCCAATCACGGCCAGGATGTGAACCACTACACCGACTTCCTGATCAGCAACGCTTATGGCTTGCCTGAAATGGCCATGGCCAATAATTTCTTCAACAAAAACCTATTAAAAAACCGGATTATGATGTTACACCAAAAAAGATCAGGCAGTTTGGCAAGGCTGAAGTACCTGGTAGCCCTACCCCTGCTGGCCGGCATGCTTTGCCTGTCCACACTGGGGTTCACCAAAAATTATTCTATGATTGACCTGGCGCCGGCGAAAGCTGTTACCCATGCTAACGCACCAGCAATGAATCAAAACAAATCTAAGCTCCCGATCACCTTGCCTGATAAATCGGTGCAACCGCAAACCCCTAAAATGCCACCTCCTCCTCCTCCGCTTACCGGCACAACAAGAACTGGTTATAAATATAATCAAGAAGGCTTTGTAAGTAATGGTAAAACCGATTTTAAAGTAAGCATTACCGAAAAGAATGGCAAGGTGGTTGATTATTATAAAAGTAAAGCAACACCGGCCGTATTGAAAATGCTAAGCATGAAATATGGCTATACTTTTCCCAGTGCAGATAAGATTAAGTTTCCGCAACCGATAGTTGCGCCTGATAAACCATTAAAACCAGGTAAAGTTAGGTTTCCGCAGCCTGTGGCTGTGCCTGATAAACCAGGATATGACACTATCGGTCGAACCGCATTCGAGCCATTTTATAAAGAACTGGCGCGCAACATCAGGTATCCTACTGAAGCACGTGATAATAACCAGCAAGGCCATGTGTTTGTAATATTCAATGTTGACGATAACAACAAACCTTACAACTTTTTAATTGCGCGTGGCCTAAGCGTTGTTATGAATAATGAAGTAATAAGAGTACTGGCTAACTGTACTTTACCCGCAACTGTTAGAAAAGATGTTAATTATACTATTCCAATTTCATTCTCTATACAAGATAAAACGACTGGCAAATGGCTGGATAATGCACCTGCAACCAACATAGAAACAAACCCTGCTATAAACAAAGCGCATAGATCGCTTGGTTATAAAACTAACTTAGCTTTGAATGAAGTAGTGATTACAAGTTACAAGTAA
- a CDS encoding BlaI/MecI/CopY family transcriptional regulator has product MQILWQLGEAIVKDIIEKIPDPKPAYNTVSTVVRVLEGKGFIDHKSYGNSHVYFATVPEADYKKFTFDKMMTNYFSNSYQSLVSFLVKEKDLSIEELQELTQLAEKLKNKKQ; this is encoded by the coding sequence ATGCAAATACTATGGCAATTAGGCGAAGCCATTGTAAAAGACATTATTGAGAAGATACCCGACCCTAAACCAGCCTATAATACGGTATCTACCGTGGTGCGGGTGCTGGAAGGAAAGGGGTTTATCGATCATAAATCGTACGGAAACTCGCATGTGTATTTCGCTACTGTGCCTGAAGCAGATTATAAGAAGTTCACCTTTGATAAAATGATGACCAATTACTTCAGCAATTCGTACCAAAGCCTGGTTTCATTTTTAGTAAAAGAGAAAGACCTGAGCATTGAGGAACTGCAGGAGTTAACTCAATTGGCCGAAAAACTTAAAAACAAAAAGCAATGA